A region from the Spea bombifrons isolate aSpeBom1 chromosome 7, aSpeBom1.2.pri, whole genome shotgun sequence genome encodes:
- the MRM2 gene encoding rRNA methyltransferase 2, mitochondrial: MASGTLCPGGCFFWQHSVVMALPVTRVLQTARPLARHCNLHVTPAFKKAKTGAEQRWLARQTSDPYVKAAQANNYRCRSAFKLLEIDSKYKLLLPGHSVIDCGAAPGAWSQVVVQKVNSLGTEPNVDVGFVVGVDLLHVSPLEGAVFLSDSDITDPVTQNKVVSLLPTGKADVVLSDMAPNASGIRELDHQKLVNMCLSLLDLTERVLRPGGSFLCKLWDGGKSCLVRDRLRQRFQDVRNVKPKASRTDSAETYLLARFHKGDPSPAN, translated from the exons ATGGCGTCAGGGACACTGTGCCCCGGTGGGTGCTTCTTCTGGCAGCACTCGGTGGTCATGGCGCTTCCAGTAACCCG TGTGTTACAGACGGCAAGGCCCTTGGCTCGGCACTGTAACCTGCATGTCACCCCGGCATTCAAGAAGGCCAAAACGGGAGCCGAGCAGAGGTGGTTAGCCCGGCAGACGAGCGACCCTTATGTGAAAGCAGCGCAAGCAAACAACTACAGATGCCGGAGCGCCTTCAAACTCCTGGAGATTGACAGCAAATACAAGCTTCTGCTTCCAGGTCATAGCGTCATCGACTGCGGGGCCGCTCCTGGAGCTTGGAGTCAGGTGGTTGTTCAGAAAGTAAATTCCTTGGGCACAG AACCCAATGTGGATGTCGGCTTTGTAGTCGGAGTGGATCTTCTTCACGTCTCTCCGTTGGAAGGAGCCGTGTTCCTGTCAGACTCTGATATAACCGACCCCGTCACCCAAAATAAAGTCGTTAGCCTTCTTCCCACCGGGAAAGCAGATGTCGTCTTGAGTGATATGGCTCCCAATGCCAGCGGGATCCGGGAACTGGACCATCAGAAGCTGGTCAACATGTGTCTTTCCCTCCTCGATTTGACTGAAAGAGTCTTGCGTCCGGGGGGCAGCTTTCTTTGCAAGCTGTGGGACGGAGGCAAAAGCTGTCTCGTACGAGACAGGCTGCGGCAGAGATTTCAGGACGTGAGGAACGTGAAGCCGAAGGCCAGCAGGACGGACTCTGCCGAGACCTATTTATTGGCGAGATTTCACAAAGGAGACCCGTCTCCGGCAAACTAA
- the NUDT1 gene encoding oxidized purine nucleoside triphosphate hydrolase: protein MMSTSKLLTLVLVVQPPRILLGMKKRGFGAGRWNGFGGKVQTGETIEEAAKRELWEESSLRVETLQKIGQIKFEFIGSTEILDVHVFRADDFTGEPTESEEMRPQWFELENIPYEGMWPDDRYWMPLLLQKKKFLGYFKFEGHDTILDYTLEQVDDV from the exons ATGATGTCTACATCAAAGCTGCTAACGCTAGTGCTAGTCGTCCAACCGCCAAGAATCCTGCTGGGCATGAAGAAGCGCGGCTTTGGCGCCGGCCGCTGGAACGGCTTCGGAGGGAAAGTACAGACCGGGGAGACGATAGAAGAAGCTGCAAAGCG GGAGCTATGGGAAGAAAGCAGCCTCAGAGTGGAGACTCTGCAGAAGATCGGTCAGATTAAGTTTGAGTTTATCGGCAGCACGGAAATACTGGACGTCCATGTGTTCCGGGCTGACGACTTTACCGGAGAACCGACCGAAAGCGAAG AAATGCGTCCTCAGTGGTTTGAGTTGGAAAACATACCGTATGAAGGAATGTGGCCAGATGACAGATATTGGATGCCTCTTCTTCTCCAGAAAAAGAAGTTTCTAGGATATTTTAAGTTTGAGGGCCATGACACCATTCTGGATTACACCTTGGAGCAGGTTGATGATGTCTAA